One genomic window of Halorubrum hochsteinianum includes the following:
- a CDS encoding DNA adenine methylase, whose protein sequence is MYRENSDGEFNVSFGRYSNPDWIQEQRIRKASRVLQDTAVFNTDFSYVVDEASVGDLVYLDPPYEPVSKTADFNSYQAGGFDREDQRRLRDIVIELTEMDVSVVLSNSPPVTVLYEDHDVFSISYVDATRSINSDASSRGEVSEVLITNVPPDDQRRKTLSDFTE, encoded by the coding sequence TTGTATCGAGAGAACAGTGACGGCGAATTCAACGTCTCTTTCGGACGATATTCCAATCCAGATTGGATACAAGAGCAGCGAATTCGGAAGGCATCACGTGTTCTCCAAGACACGGCGGTATTCAATACGGATTTTAGCTACGTCGTCGATGAGGCTTCAGTTGGTGATCTCGTATATTTAGATCCGCCGTACGAACCGGTGTCGAAAACGGCGGATTTCAATTCATATCAGGCAGGCGGATTCGACCGAGAGGATCAACGGCGACTTCGTGATATCGTCATAGAACTCACGGAGATGGATGTTTCCGTGGTCCTCTCGAATTCACCCCCAGTCACGGTATTGTACGAAGACCACGACGTATTCTCGATCAGCTACGTAGACGCCACTCGTTCGATAAATAGTGATGCCAGCAGTCGCGGGGAAGTCTCGGAAGTACTCATCACGAACGTTCCACCGGATGACCAAAGGCGAAAGACTCTCTCTGACTTTACTGAATGA
- a CDS encoding DNA adenine methylase, whose amino-acid sequence MVEPILKWAGGKRQLLSEITALFPTSYEAYHEPFVGGGAVFFDQDPDDGTINDLNTRLTTFYEIVRDQPDALITENKTHEHTEEYYYNARSEFNALLTQSTLTQDERVREASLLLYLNGSVEILRA is encoded by the coding sequence ATGGTGGAGCCGATATTGAAATGGGCGGGTGGAAAGCGCCAGCTTCTCTCAGAAATCACGGCGTTGTTTCCGACCTCATATGAGGCGTATCATGAGCCGTTCGTCGGTGGTGGTGCTGTCTTTTTCGATCAGGATCCTGACGATGGAACGATTAACGATCTGAACACGCGGCTAACAACGTTTTATGAGATCGTTCGGGACCAACCGGACGCCCTTATTACCGAGAACAAAACGCACGAGCATACGGAAGAATACTACTACAACGCTCGCTCCGAGTTCAATGCGCTCCTTACACAGTCGACTCTCACACAGGACGAGCGAGTCCGAGAGGCGAGCCTACTGTTATACCTGAACGGCTCTGTTGAAATCCTCAGGGCCTGA
- a CDS encoding DUF7226 domain-containing protein, with the protein MSEEEDFNRAAKQYASGNTVGARTLRGFKGALSEQHYHIGTEITTSSFTSGAETSANQDFIRLIDGDRLTDIMIESSIGVVTDDESYELDPTFWSVFEKPERTDTIPSLEVPQADNFDVIRTVIRAVDTGSDIKPDIAAYVRKQTDSDTFDPRQADYYGIAAWLLQFLHKEQEIEIDNRTIRRWGLTRLGEEYVTHLDRGNRESADDLLTQQIRDVEIISRVYAQLEANGTLSRHDITEILAAETDLSDSTTRRRARTVGQWLVRLPEITTNGRGSEQQYVLSSTPR; encoded by the coding sequence GTGTCTGAAGAAGAGGATTTCAACAGAGCCGCAAAACAATATGCTAGCGGTAACACCGTCGGTGCCCGCACTCTTCGCGGATTTAAAGGCGCACTCTCAGAGCAACACTATCACATCGGAACGGAGATCACGACGTCCTCGTTCACCTCTGGAGCCGAGACAAGCGCAAACCAAGATTTCATCCGGTTGATCGATGGTGACCGGCTCACGGACATCATGATTGAGAGCAGTATTGGTGTTGTTACAGACGACGAATCATACGAACTCGATCCAACGTTCTGGAGTGTATTCGAGAAACCGGAGCGTACCGACACGATCCCGTCGCTAGAGGTACCACAGGCCGACAACTTTGACGTGATACGCACCGTCATCCGAGCGGTAGATACGGGTTCGGATATCAAGCCCGATATCGCGGCATACGTTCGAAAACAGACGGATTCAGACACGTTCGATCCGCGGCAAGCGGATTATTACGGTATTGCTGCGTGGCTCCTCCAGTTTCTCCACAAAGAACAGGAGATCGAAATCGACAACCGCACCATCCGTCGTTGGGGACTCACTCGGCTCGGCGAGGAATACGTCACACATCTCGATCGTGGCAATCGAGAATCCGCGGATGACCTTCTCACACAGCAGATCCGTGATGTCGAGATCATTTCCCGCGTATACGCTCAGCTAGAAGCAAACGGTACTCTCTCCCGACATGATATTACGGAGATTCTCGCCGCCGAAACAGATCTCTCGGATTCAACTACTCGTCGACGCGCTCGAACCGTCGGGCAGTGGCTCGTCCGCCTCCCTGAGATCACTACAAACGGTCGAGGATCCGAGCAACAATACGTCCTATCTTCGACGCCACGTTAA
- a CDS encoding DUF6036 family nucleotidyltransferase yields MSSRERFGRGYIEAELQKIADHLQTEVEAYLIGGGAMALHQPSLKDTTKDIDLVVVDETALSRLMGVLDELGYEEVTDLGDEYDRLGARHCVRNDAGCQFDVFYRQIADKLFFSDGMQARSQQFLSSEYFSVGLVSFEDIFLFKAVAERPDDIGDMATLVQTELDFDVISDELERQVELLGGEFFVTVVSASLERLDESEGIQTPLDDVVREYYQRYMEGYELRIQLDEEEPKSVSELAAELGVSDEEIERRYEYLEEYGFAKRTSEGIQDTGKNDEFTRS; encoded by the coding sequence ATGAGCTCTCGTGAACGATTCGGCCGTGGTTATATCGAGGCCGAACTTCAGAAGATCGCGGATCACCTCCAAACAGAGGTGGAGGCGTATCTCATCGGTGGTGGCGCGATGGCACTTCACCAGCCGTCTCTCAAGGACACGACCAAGGACATCGATCTCGTTGTTGTAGATGAGACGGCCCTCAGCCGCCTGATGGGCGTACTCGACGAGCTCGGCTATGAGGAGGTCACCGATCTCGGTGACGAGTACGATCGGCTGGGCGCACGCCATTGCGTACGGAACGATGCCGGCTGCCAGTTCGACGTCTTTTATCGCCAGATCGCCGATAAGCTATTCTTCAGTGACGGGATGCAAGCACGGAGCCAACAGTTTCTCTCGTCGGAGTACTTCTCGGTCGGCCTCGTCTCGTTCGAGGATATCTTCCTGTTCAAAGCCGTAGCAGAGCGCCCGGACGACATCGGTGACATGGCTACGCTCGTCCAAACGGAACTGGACTTCGATGTCATATCAGACGAACTCGAACGCCAAGTAGAGCTCTTGGGTGGGGAGTTCTTCGTCACAGTTGTCTCTGCGTCTCTGGAGCGACTCGATGAGAGCGAAGGCATCCAAACGCCACTTGATGATGTCGTTCGGGAGTACTATCAGCGATATATGGAAGGATACGAGCTCCGAATACAGTTGGACGAGGAAGAACCCAAATCTGTGAGCGAACTAGCCGCTGAGTTGGGCGTTTCAGACGAAGAGATCGAACGTCGATACGAGTATCTCGAGGAGTACGGGTTCGCTAAGCGAACTTCTGAGGGGATTCAAGATACTGGTAAGAACGACGAATTCACGCGATCGTAG
- a CDS encoding DUF7563 family protein gives MALRIDADDPGVCQGCGAHVPIDFRRVHGDDDDRVYRCPECDSWVRICEGSAAGKDADTPDPQHNPARNGGEPWDGGLSG, from the coding sequence ATGGCACTCCGGATCGACGCCGACGACCCCGGCGTCTGTCAGGGGTGCGGCGCTCACGTTCCGATCGACTTTCGTCGCGTTCACGGCGACGATGATGATCGCGTCTACCGGTGTCCCGAGTGCGATTCTTGGGTCCGAATCTGTGAGGGGAGCGCGGCCGGGAAGGACGCGGACACGCCCGACCCGCAACACAACCCCGCTCGCAACGGCGGCGAGCCGTGGGACGGAGGGCTGTCGGGATGA
- a CDS encoding HTH domain-containing protein, whose protein sequence is MMSESHLRVISQLIDGGDPEVSISTLADQLEWSTSHASRIITELETYGCVQTKQSGREKLVSLTEIEPIEQLEGLLTEHRHMDLPALIAGSGLQILYYLDRGRTATELAERSGVSRATVYRRLDDLQLVGVIGKSKSRYRLNEPFTVLASIARGLFHQKHRRETRKHVVGLNFLWETHNEYLFACDGDISAEGFHPTGPALFGEFDVPLLTRDRRHYFRTDRVTEVDPVALVCHTLLIDDGSRYRTYCLLLIQKQDIDRTELRERAEHYHSEATTDLRTIVDGLIEYLETSGETTAEHLPEWEEFKQTAREYEVTL, encoded by the coding sequence ATGATGTCGGAGAGTCACTTGCGGGTAATCTCTCAGCTCATAGATGGGGGTGACCCGGAAGTAAGTATCAGTACACTCGCTGACCAACTCGAGTGGAGTACCAGTCACGCCTCACGGATCATCACCGAATTAGAAACCTACGGCTGCGTCCAAACCAAACAAAGCGGTCGAGAAAAGCTGGTTTCTCTTACTGAAATCGAACCGATAGAGCAGCTCGAAGGACTCCTCACGGAACATCGTCATATGGACCTACCGGCACTCATCGCCGGCTCCGGATTACAAATTCTCTATTATCTTGACCGGGGACGGACGGCTACCGAATTAGCCGAGCGAAGTGGCGTTAGTCGGGCAACAGTCTACCGCCGGTTAGATGATCTCCAGCTAGTCGGTGTCATCGGGAAATCGAAATCTCGGTACCGTCTCAACGAGCCATTTACCGTATTGGCTTCTATCGCACGAGGACTGTTCCATCAGAAGCATCGCCGTGAAACACGAAAGCACGTCGTTGGACTCAATTTTCTCTGGGAAACGCACAACGAGTATCTCTTCGCGTGCGACGGCGACATCAGCGCTGAAGGGTTTCATCCGACCGGACCAGCGCTGTTCGGTGAGTTTGATGTTCCACTGCTCACCCGTGACCGTCGACACTACTTCCGAACCGATCGAGTCACTGAGGTCGACCCCGTAGCGTTAGTCTGCCATACACTCTTGATCGATGACGGCTCTCGGTACCGAACGTACTGTCTGTTACTGATACAGAAACAGGATATCGATCGAACGGAACTGCGAGAGCGCGCTGAACACTATCACTCTGAGGCGACGACCGATTTACGCACTATCGTCGACGGCCTCATTGAATACTTGGAGACCAGCGGAGAAACGACGGCTGAGCACCTCCCCGAATGGGAAGAGTTCAAACAAACAGCTAGGGAGTATGAGGTTACTCTATGA